A genome region from Bacteroidetes Order II. bacterium includes the following:
- the pheS gene encoding phenylalanine--tRNA ligase subunit alpha, producing MISSLAALESQIQAEDLHDAASVEAFRIKYLGRKNGLLTDLFGQIGKIAPEERKTYGAAVNTLKQQVEARLAAAQALVEAAQKQAVAQTIDLTLPGRMQPVGGLHPIRQTMEEIKRIFLSFGFGVAEGPEIEEDWYNFSALNFPPDHPARDMQDTFFVESPNNENGGVVLRTHTSPVQVRTMQSTHPPIRIIAPGRVYRNETITYKSYCLFHQVEGLYVDQQVTFADLKQVLRMFAEAAFGAGVKMRFRPSFFPFTEPSAEVDIWWQNEDGSGRWLEILGCGMVDPNVLENCGIDSEKYTGYAFGMGVERIAMLRHGITDIRVLYENDLRFLEQF from the coding sequence ATGATTTCTTCCTTAGCCGCGCTGGAGTCGCAAATTCAGGCAGAAGACCTGCACGATGCTGCCTCGGTAGAAGCCTTTCGTATTAAGTACCTAGGCCGTAAAAATGGCCTTCTCACCGATTTGTTTGGCCAGATCGGGAAGATTGCCCCGGAGGAACGCAAGACCTATGGAGCTGCTGTCAATACCTTAAAACAACAAGTGGAGGCCCGTCTTGCAGCGGCGCAGGCGCTTGTGGAGGCTGCACAGAAACAGGCGGTGGCCCAGACTATAGACCTTACACTACCAGGGCGGATGCAACCCGTTGGAGGGCTACATCCCATTCGCCAAACAATGGAAGAGATTAAGCGGATTTTTCTCAGCTTTGGATTTGGGGTAGCCGAGGGGCCAGAGATCGAGGAAGACTGGTACAATTTTTCCGCGCTTAACTTTCCGCCCGATCATCCCGCCCGCGATATGCAGGATACGTTCTTCGTGGAGTCGCCCAATAATGAAAATGGTGGCGTAGTACTGCGTACCCATACTTCGCCAGTACAAGTGCGTACCATGCAGAGCACCCATCCGCCCATCCGCATCATCGCTCCGGGGCGTGTGTATCGGAACGAGACCATTACCTATAAATCGTATTGCCTTTTTCATCAAGTAGAGGGGCTTTATGTGGATCAACAGGTGACCTTTGCAGACCTGAAACAAGTCCTCCGGATGTTTGCCGAAGCAGCCTTTGGCGCGGGAGTGAAAATGCGGTTTCGTCCCAGTTTCTTCCCTTTTACCGAGCCAAGTGCCGAGGTGGACATTTGGTGGCAGAACGAAGATGGCTCTGGACGTTGGTTGGAAATTCTGGGGTGTGGCATGGTGGATCCGAACGTCTTAGAAAACTGCGGGATAGATTCCGAAAAATACACAGGTTATGCCTTTGGCATGGGGGTGGAGCGCATCGCAATGTTGCGGCATGGTATTACCGACATCCGCGTGTTGTACGAAAATGACTTGCGGTTCTTAGAACAATTCTAA
- a CDS encoding glycoside hydrolase family 127 protein: protein MSIKSYFLLLSLCSLCACQHAPVPDDYPIVAVPYHRVVLEDEFWRPRLETNRRITIPHNFDQMETQGTLHNFRLAAKADTGVHRGIYPFYDSDAYKNIEAAAYSLKTHPDTALVKRVAGLIGQIDRAQEEDGYLYTPRTNRAARLEAWAGLSKWEKLEGSHELYCAGHLYEAGIAHQEATGSDRLMRIALKNADLVARTFGPDRLHMPPGHQEVELALAKMYRTTQDAHYLKTAKFFLDARGQLGDRNKLWDFYAQDHAPIKQQTEAVGHAVRFVYMNMGIMDVAALTGDRAYETTSLHLWNNVTSKKMYLTGGIGSVGFGEGFTDNYDLPNMTAYSETCSSIGNAFWNHRLFLKTGNARYADVMERILYNAFLSGVGLSGNVFFYDNPLASKGQHARSRWFICACCPPNVARFLPQVPGLMYGIRGEDLYVNLFATSTADLVVNNHAFRLKQETQYPWNGRIRLTVQSGSGQATFRLRIPGWVGDRVLPSDLYRFMEPPTATPHLKINGQIQPFTSEHGYAVIRRMWKQDDVLEWSLPMTVRRVSAHEKVIQNKDRMALQHGPIVFAIEGADYPDGRVHHLYVPDTHKLKFQYDANLFKGIGTLVGQAQAVYKDVHNNIKVRKVNFKAIPYFAWSHRGRTEMAVWIPHSSGPATAVFSPPLPTQSLLKTSGGGNAEVLRDGKTNTPFVWNASGGKLWVQYDFPATEEVSQVEVFWDTPPKSWSVFAMYEGRWHRIWNPSERWGVQKGWNKVILETARTQQIRLEVEPDGTQLPALSEWKVY, encoded by the coding sequence ATGTCCATAAAATCTTATTTCCTCCTGCTGTCGCTCTGTAGCCTATGTGCTTGTCAGCACGCGCCTGTTCCTGATGATTACCCCATTGTAGCTGTCCCATATCATCGGGTGGTTCTGGAAGATGAATTTTGGCGGCCCCGTTTAGAAACCAACCGTCGGATCACCATTCCACATAACTTTGACCAGATGGAAACACAAGGCACGTTGCACAATTTCCGGCTTGCTGCAAAGGCCGATACGGGCGTGCATAGGGGGATCTACCCGTTTTACGACTCCGATGCCTACAAAAACATTGAAGCAGCAGCCTACAGCCTAAAAACTCACCCAGATACGGCCCTTGTCAAACGTGTGGCAGGGCTTATCGGCCAGATAGACCGTGCGCAAGAAGAGGATGGGTATTTATACACCCCCCGCACCAATCGTGCAGCCCGACTCGAAGCCTGGGCGGGCCTCAGCAAATGGGAAAAATTAGAAGGCAGCCACGAGTTATATTGTGCTGGACACTTATACGAGGCGGGCATTGCCCATCAAGAGGCAACGGGAAGCGATCGGCTCATGCGGATTGCCCTAAAAAATGCAGATCTTGTTGCCCGCACGTTTGGGCCTGATCGTTTGCATATGCCCCCCGGACATCAGGAAGTGGAATTGGCCCTCGCAAAAATGTATCGCACCACCCAAGATGCACATTACCTGAAAACCGCCAAATTCTTTTTGGACGCCAGAGGCCAGTTGGGGGACCGGAATAAACTTTGGGATTTTTATGCACAGGACCACGCCCCCATCAAACAACAAACCGAAGCCGTGGGCCATGCTGTCCGATTTGTCTATATGAACATGGGCATCATGGATGTCGCTGCATTAACGGGCGATCGGGCATACGAAACCACCAGCCTACACTTATGGAACAATGTCACCAGTAAAAAAATGTACCTTACCGGAGGTATTGGGTCGGTGGGTTTTGGTGAAGGATTTACGGACAACTACGACCTACCCAATATGACAGCCTATTCCGAAACCTGTTCTTCAATTGGCAATGCCTTCTGGAATCATCGGCTGTTCCTGAAAACGGGCAATGCTCGATATGCCGATGTGATGGAGCGCATCCTCTACAATGCCTTTTTATCTGGCGTTGGTTTATCTGGAAATGTGTTTTTTTATGACAATCCATTGGCTTCTAAAGGCCAACACGCCCGTTCCAGATGGTTTATTTGTGCCTGTTGCCCCCCAAATGTGGCGCGGTTTCTCCCTCAAGTGCCCGGTTTGATGTATGGGATACGGGGTGAAGACCTTTATGTGAACCTGTTTGCGACCAGCACCGCAGATTTGGTTGTGAATAACCATGCTTTCCGCCTGAAACAAGAAACGCAATATCCTTGGAATGGCCGCATTCGCCTCACGGTACAATCCGGGTCAGGTCAGGCCACTTTCCGCCTCCGGATTCCCGGCTGGGTGGGAGATCGAGTATTGCCCAGCGACCTATATCGCTTTATGGAACCCCCAACAGCTACACCACACCTCAAAATCAATGGTCAAATACAACCTTTTACATCCGAGCATGGGTATGCTGTCATCCGTAGAATGTGGAAGCAAGATGATGTGCTGGAATGGTCTTTGCCTATGACGGTTCGGCGGGTGAGCGCACACGAAAAAGTAATTCAAAATAAGGACCGAATGGCATTACAACATGGCCCCATTGTTTTTGCTATCGAAGGAGCGGATTATCCGGACGGGCGGGTACACCATTTGTATGTACCAGATACCCACAAGCTGAAGTTTCAATACGATGCAAACCTATTCAAAGGTATTGGAACCTTGGTTGGACAAGCCCAGGCTGTTTATAAGGATGTTCACAACAACATCAAGGTCCGAAAAGTTAACTTTAAGGCAATTCCATACTTTGCTTGGTCTCACCGAGGCAGAACCGAGATGGCTGTCTGGATACCCCACTCTTCGGGACCTGCCACAGCGGTCTTCTCGCCTCCACTTCCTACACAAAGCCTCCTTAAAACCTCTGGTGGCGGAAATGCCGAAGTGTTACGGGATGGAAAAACCAACACCCCCTTTGTTTGGAACGCATCCGGTGGTAAATTATGGGTTCAATACGACTTTCCCGCTACAGAGGAGGTTTCGCAGGTGGAGGTATTTTGGGATACCCCGCCCAAATCATGGTCGGTTTTCGCGATGTATGAGGGACGCTGGCACCGAATCTGGAACCCCTCCGAGAGATGGGGCGTCCAGAAGGGATGGAACAAGGTGATCTTAGAAACCGCCCGAACCCAACAAATTCGCTTGGAAGTGGAACCTGATGGAACCCAACTTCCTGCCCTATCCGAATGGAAGGTGTACTAA
- a CDS encoding putative metal-dependent hydrolase: MLHSEKINRLRVLPHLLENALYGLEDAQLDTPYRPLGWTIRQVVHHLADSHMNAYIRCKLTLTEENPTIRPYNQNAWAELPDGRTAPIDHSLAILRALHARWADALTAVTEADWKRPVFHPDNGPSFLEELLDSYVAHGEIHVAQITGLRQRMNWI; the protein is encoded by the coding sequence ATGCTACATTCTGAAAAAATTAATCGGCTTCGGGTACTCCCCCATCTGTTAGAAAACGCACTTTATGGCCTTGAAGACGCACAACTTGATACGCCCTATCGGCCACTGGGCTGGACTATCCGGCAGGTAGTACACCATTTGGCGGATTCGCACATGAATGCTTATATCCGCTGCAAGCTGACCCTTACCGAGGAAAACCCAACCATTCGTCCTTATAACCAAAATGCATGGGCTGAACTTCCGGACGGTCGAACAGCTCCAATAGACCACTCGTTGGCCATCCTTCGCGCCTTACATGCCCGATGGGCAGACGCCCTGACAGCCGTAACCGAGGCAGATTGGAAACGCCCTGTTTTTCATCCGGACAATGGCCCCTCATTTCTAGAAGAACTCTTGGATTCCTATGTCGCGCATGGAGAAATCCATGTCGCGCAAATTACAGGACTCCGCCAACGCATGAACTGGATTTAA
- a CDS encoding hydantoinase/oxoprolinase family protein, producing MEALPYELWMDTGGTFTDCLARLPNGKVRSFKILSNGALRGRINRWEDRRTLYFEAQWPIQVSIFDGYAFRILPDSPPLFVETVDVSARRIVLQSPSPALDLGTFELTAFEEPPILAARLVTQTSLGTAFPPITLKLGSTRGTNALLERKGARVALLITQGFRDLPLIGTQARPELFALEIRKPLPLYEGVFEVPERLAADGSVLKNLSEQTVQTLVKAVQQGNFDSIAIALLHSYQNPIHEQLLEAAFREAGFRFVSVSSALAPHIKLLFRTETTLINAYLDPIIQTYLSGISSKLSCDIIPNFRVMTSAGHLVRSDLFAAKDSLLSGPAGGVIGSARIARLCGENRILTFDMGGTSTDVSRYDNGFDYRMETQIGEVRLLSPSLAIETVAAGGGSVCGFDGFRLTVGPESAGAYPGPACYGAGGPLTITDVNLLSGRLDVPSFGLPIETVTAKNRLAEIRQRIHENTGKNFSETAVLAGFIQIANEKMADAIRKISLSKGVNPARYSLLGFGGAGGQHVCALADTLGIQKILIPYQAGLLSAYGIGHAAIERFAHQEVLTKLPSIPRLRQYFRQLGTQVRAQLSEEGIPEAAQEIVAQTVQLRLSGQETWIEVPMQENRRELIRVFKRAYERMYGHWIAGRAIECVSVQTRGRNRVPPETLTETTPPYVPPALRSTFFLVQKTWFAAKVYQWEDLSSGATFNGPALLASQNATVVLEPGWQLSINARNVAVIARC from the coding sequence ATGGAAGCATTACCCTATGAACTTTGGATGGATACGGGTGGAACATTTACAGACTGTCTGGCACGGCTGCCAAACGGAAAGGTCCGTTCGTTCAAAATCCTGAGTAATGGGGCATTGCGTGGACGCATTAACCGCTGGGAAGACAGGAGAACGCTGTACTTCGAGGCCCAGTGGCCCATCCAAGTATCCATTTTTGACGGTTATGCTTTTCGGATTTTGCCTGATAGTCCTCCCCTTTTCGTGGAAACGGTGGATGTTTCGGCCCGGCGAATTGTCCTACAAAGCCCTTCTCCAGCCTTAGACTTGGGTACCTTTGAACTAACCGCGTTCGAGGAACCTCCGATCTTAGCTGCACGCTTGGTCACACAAACGTCATTAGGCACAGCCTTTCCGCCCATTACACTAAAATTAGGCTCTACACGGGGCACAAATGCGCTCTTGGAACGAAAGGGCGCACGGGTAGCGTTGCTCATTACACAGGGATTTCGGGATTTACCGCTCATCGGAACACAAGCCCGGCCTGAACTGTTTGCACTCGAAATCCGTAAACCACTACCACTGTACGAGGGCGTATTCGAGGTGCCAGAAAGGCTTGCAGCGGATGGAAGTGTTTTGAAGAATCTGTCTGAACAAACTGTTCAGACATTGGTAAAAGCGGTCCAGCAAGGCAACTTTGATTCTATCGCTATTGCCCTACTTCATAGCTACCAAAACCCCATACACGAACAGCTTTTAGAAGCAGCTTTTCGGGAAGCAGGCTTCCGCTTTGTATCGGTCTCATCAGCCCTTGCGCCCCACATAAAACTATTGTTTAGAACCGAAACTACACTCATAAATGCCTATTTAGATCCTATCATACAGACGTATTTATCAGGAATTTCGAGTAAACTTTCTTGTGATATTATACCCAACTTTAGGGTGATGACCAGTGCCGGACATTTGGTCCGATCGGATTTATTTGCTGCAAAAGATAGCCTCCTTTCTGGGCCAGCCGGCGGGGTCATCGGTTCTGCCCGTATTGCTCGGCTTTGCGGCGAAAACCGCATCCTCACCTTCGACATGGGGGGCACCAGTACCGATGTTTCGCGCTACGACAATGGGTTTGATTATCGGATGGAAACCCAAATTGGAGAGGTACGATTACTTTCTCCTTCACTCGCCATCGAAACTGTGGCTGCGGGAGGTGGGTCCGTCTGTGGGTTTGATGGGTTCAGGCTGACGGTGGGGCCAGAAAGTGCCGGGGCATACCCAGGCCCGGCCTGTTATGGAGCGGGTGGTCCATTAACGATAACGGATGTAAACCTTCTTTCAGGGCGATTAGATGTACCCTCCTTTGGTCTGCCCATTGAAACGGTAACCGCAAAGAACCGCCTTGCGGAAATCCGGCAGCGTATCCATGAAAACACCGGGAAAAACTTTTCGGAAACAGCCGTACTTGCGGGTTTTATCCAGATTGCAAACGAAAAAATGGCTGATGCCATCCGTAAAATTTCGTTGTCAAAAGGGGTAAACCCGGCAAGATATAGCCTTCTCGGCTTTGGAGGAGCGGGTGGACAGCATGTATGTGCATTGGCCGATACACTGGGGATCCAAAAAATTCTTATCCCCTATCAAGCAGGGTTACTCAGTGCTTATGGTATTGGACATGCGGCCATCGAACGGTTTGCGCACCAAGAAGTACTTACGAAACTGCCTTCCATCCCACGCCTACGCCAATACTTCCGGCAATTGGGAACACAGGTTCGGGCACAATTATCCGAAGAGGGTATTCCCGAAGCCGCACAAGAAATCGTTGCACAAACCGTGCAACTTCGGCTTTCCGGCCAAGAAACTTGGATCGAGGTGCCCATGCAGGAAAATCGGCGTGAATTAATCCGTGTATTCAAGCGTGCTTATGAACGTATGTATGGCCATTGGATTGCTGGTCGTGCCATTGAGTGTGTTTCCGTACAAACGAGGGGTCGTAACCGCGTTCCACCCGAAACCTTGACAGAGACAACACCCCCCTATGTTCCGCCTGCCCTCCGAAGTACCTTCTTTTTGGTACAAAAGACGTGGTTTGCTGCTAAGGTTTACCAGTGGGAAGACCTAAGTTCCGGTGCAACATTCAATGGCCCGGCGCTTCTGGCAAGTCAAAATGCAACCGTGGTACTGGAACCGGGCTGGCAACTTTCTATCAATGCCCGGAATGTGGCGGTGATTGCCCGCTGTTGA
- a CDS encoding AAA family ATPase — MAKKSAPTGFAAVEQYIAYYPEWAKELARKYFTKTLNQFILYGNVRNLVPSLDDNDNPTYISLREFLIQDLFAGRDIILFYDRSAGIQFGNAESQKDFNRALSGYDTIFGTDYAQKVPKDPVRVFAVLENYFRLRLADGKRVAVIMDYAETLIPMSEAGSLSTEDRNALVFLQRWAHDPLFLNRDFTLCLVAESLTALNQQLVQSPYTAEIKIQIPEEPQRHTFIKWYIGKRTADFKKLSEVTPETLAQNTAGLNYIQLRTILADVLENQHPLTFDFLINRKKELIEAEAFGMLEFVETDYNLDMVAGHREVKKHLREAAIALKSGRPDVMPMGYLVNGPVGTGKTFIITCFAGEIGVPMVKLKNFRSQWQGQTEANLERILALLQAMTPVAVMIDEADAMLGDRNNQGDSGVSNRVFGQIASFMSNSKNRGKILWFLLTARPDLMPIDLKRQGRAEEHLALFYPSTREDREELLTVTMKKTKTALSMEEVPETFLNGDATFSGADMEAIFTRAKFRAVSRSEKAADAKITKEILQETIDDFIPPTYPMEVELQNLAAVMECTSKQLLPEKYRSMKREEILQRIEQIKRLMGI, encoded by the coding sequence ATGGCAAAAAAAAGCGCTCCAACGGGCTTTGCAGCAGTGGAACAATACATCGCCTATTACCCCGAATGGGCAAAGGAATTGGCCCGAAAGTATTTTACCAAAACCCTGAATCAATTTATTCTCTATGGGAATGTCCGGAACTTGGTTCCATCATTGGATGATAACGACAATCCTACCTATATATCGTTACGGGAATTTTTAATTCAGGATCTTTTTGCAGGACGTGATATCATCCTGTTTTATGACCGTTCTGCTGGAATTCAGTTTGGGAATGCAGAATCCCAGAAGGATTTTAACCGCGCATTATCTGGTTATGATACCATTTTTGGAACCGATTACGCGCAAAAAGTCCCAAAGGATCCGGTACGTGTTTTTGCTGTGTTAGAAAATTATTTCCGGCTTCGATTAGCAGATGGGAAAAGAGTGGCCGTCATTATGGATTATGCCGAGACGCTTATTCCAATGTCGGAAGCAGGTAGCCTTTCTACGGAAGACCGGAATGCCTTGGTCTTTTTGCAACGTTGGGCACACGATCCGCTCTTTCTAAACCGTGATTTTACCCTTTGTTTGGTTGCGGAAAGTCTGACTGCACTCAACCAACAGTTGGTACAAAGTCCTTATACAGCAGAAATAAAAATTCAGATTCCTGAAGAACCGCAGCGTCATACCTTTATTAAATGGTATATCGGAAAAAGAACTGCGGACTTCAAGAAACTATCGGAAGTAACCCCCGAAACCTTGGCACAAAATACGGCGGGCCTCAATTACATCCAACTCCGCACCATTTTGGCCGATGTCCTTGAAAACCAACATCCGCTCACCTTTGATTTTTTGATCAACCGGAAAAAAGAACTCATCGAAGCAGAAGCATTTGGCATGCTTGAGTTTGTCGAAACAGATTATAATTTAGACATGGTTGCCGGACACCGCGAGGTTAAAAAACATTTGCGCGAGGCAGCCATTGCCCTTAAAAGTGGTCGTCCGGATGTCATGCCGATGGGGTATTTGGTCAATGGACCAGTAGGCACAGGAAAAACCTTTATCATCACTTGTTTTGCCGGAGAAATTGGCGTGCCAATGGTGAAGCTGAAGAACTTCCGGTCACAATGGCAGGGCCAAACCGAAGCCAACTTAGAGCGGATTTTGGCACTCTTGCAAGCCATGACCCCTGTTGCCGTGATGATTGATGAAGCCGATGCTATGCTTGGCGACCGTAACAACCAAGGTGATTCTGGGGTTTCTAACCGTGTTTTTGGCCAAATTGCGAGTTTTATGAGCAACTCCAAGAACCGGGGAAAAATCCTCTGGTTCCTCCTAACCGCTCGTCCAGACCTAATGCCTATTGACTTAAAGCGGCAAGGCCGTGCCGAGGAACACTTGGCCCTGTTTTACCCCTCTACACGCGAAGATCGGGAAGAATTACTGACCGTAACCATGAAGAAGACCAAGACGGCCCTTTCGATGGAGGAAGTCCCCGAAACGTTCCTAAATGGAGACGCCACCTTTTCTGGCGCCGATATGGAGGCCATTTTTACGCGTGCAAAATTTCGCGCTGTTTCCCGTTCCGAGAAAGCAGCAGATGCCAAAATAACGAAAGAAATCCTGCAAGAAACGATTGATGATTTTATCCCTCCTACGTATCCAATGGAGGTGGAACTACAGAATTTGGCGGCGGTGATGGAATGTACCAGCAAACAATTATTACCCGAAAAATACCGAAGCATGAAGCGCGAAGAAATCCTGCAACGTATTGAGCAAATCAAGCGCTTAATGGGCATTTAA